ACCGGACGCTGGCAGGCGCGGCGGCGGCCCGGCGCGACCTCGCCGCATTGCATCGGGCGTTGGAGTCGGTGGAGCGCGGCAGACTGATGGTCGACGACGATCTCGTGGTGCGGCTGGCCTTCTCCCTGACCGACCGTCGGGTTCGCGACGCCTGCATGCGCTGGTGCGCCGGACCTCGTTCGGAGGCGGCGGAACGTCTCTGGCTGGCGTTGACGAAGGCCACGCCTGCTCCCGAGCGTGCCGAGCCCGCAGGCCTCCTCGCCCTGTCGGCGTACCTGCGAGGCGACGGGGCGCTGGCGAGTCTGGCACTGGCCGAGGCCCGCGCCGCCTGCCCGGACCACCTCTTCGCCCAACTGCTCGATGAACTGCTCCAGTCTGGCGTGCCACCGAGCAAGCTCGCCGTCGTGATCTCGGCCAACGCGGAGGACGCGCTGCTCGCCATCGAGTCCGAGGACCAGGACGCATGGTGACCCGACTCCGGAACGAACCGGGCCGCCCGCATCCTCGGCCGCCGCGAAGGGAGATCGTCATGGAAACGGCTCGTCGTCTCGCGGCCCGACTGGTCGCCGCCCTCATCGCCTGCGTCCGGCGTCTGCGTCGAGGGCGGCGACAGAACGTCAGAGCAGGTCGGGACGTCGCCACGAGTCGCCGAGCACCCGCTCGGCGAGGAACGCGAAGACCGTCTCGTACCAGACCTTGGCGTTGCCCGGAGTCAAGATCCAGTGGTTCTCCGTGGGGAAGTACAGGAACCTGGCGGGCACGCCGTGCCGAGCCAGATCGTGGTACAGCCGAAGGGCCTCGCCGATCGGCACCCGATAGTCCCGGTCGCCGTGGATCACCAGCATCGGCGTGCGGATGTCGGCGACCCGAAGATGCGGCGAGTTCGCCGCCACCACCGCAGGCTCGGTCAGCGGATCACCCAGTGCGCGCTGCCAGAAGTAGCCGTCATCCGTCGTTCCGGAGAATTGGTCGATGTTCCACAACGACGCGTGGGTCACCACGGCGTCGAACCGGTCGGTGCTGGTGGCGATCCAGTTGGCCATGTACCCCCCGAAGGAGCCGCCCATCGCCGCAGTGCGCCGCCCGTCCACGTCCGGCCGTTCCACCGTCGCGTCGGTGATCGCCATCAGGTCGGTGTACGGAGCAGCCCCCCACCGCCGCCAGCCCACTCGGATGAAGTCCTGGCCGTATCCCGTGGACAGCGCGGGATCGGGGAGCAGCACCGCGTAACCGCGAGCGGTGGCCGTCCACGGATTCCACCGCCAGGTCCAGGTGTTCCAACTCATCATCGGTCCCCCGTGCACCCACAGCAGCAGGGGAGCGGGGTGCTGTGCGTCTGCGCCGACGGGCAGCGCGAGCCAGGCCCGCACGGTGCGGCCGTCGTCGACGGTGGTCTCGATCTCGGTCAGGGTTCCGGGCAGCTCGGCCACTGCGCCCGGCGCGGGCAGCCGCACCGGGTCCTGCTCGGTGCGGATCGTGTCGATCCGTACCGGCTGGGTCGGGTGGTCGATCGACGACCGCAAGGCGAACAGCACACCGGGATCGGCGCCGGGCTGGAGGTCTGAGTACGCACCTTCGCCGGTGAGGCGGTCGAGTCGACCGTCTTCCAGATCGAGGCGGAACACCGGCCTGCGGCCTGCCACGTTGGCGAGCAGGAACAGGCTTCGGCCGTCGCGGGCGACCGCCACCTCTTCCGGGCGGAACGGGAAGTCCGGCAGCAGATCGGTCAGCTCACCCGTGGCGAGGTCGGCACGGACGAGAGTCACATCCGGCGGCTCGTCGGCGCTGGCCTCCAGTTGACGCAGACAGAACACTGCGGCCGAGTCGGGGGCGAAGGCGGCGACCCGGAGGGAGGCGCCCTCCGTCTCGAAGGATGCCGTGGTCGCCCCGGTGCCAGCGTCGAGCACCACGACGGCGCTGCGGCTGCCTGCCTGCGGAGACACGTCGACGCGGAGTCCGTGGGCGACGAGGGTGCCGTCCGGGCTGATCAGCCCGGGCAGCGCGATCCTGCCGGTGGAGTCCGGCGTCAGGTCCAGCGGGTCGACGAGCCGACCGGCGTCCGCGTCGACACCCTCGGCGGCCAGCAGACGGGTGTGCGCCGGGCCGAGGTCGTGGTCCCAGTACCGCACCGGATACGACTCGTGCAGGATCGCCGTCACACCGGCCTTCTCGCGGGCCTTGCGCTTCTCCTCGTCGGCCTCGCCGAAGTCGACGAACGGGAGCACGGCGGCCGCGACGACGACCCGGCCGGTCTCGGCGGCGACCTGGACGGCCTGGACACCGCCGGACGGGGCGAAGACCTGCCGGGCCTCACCCGTCGGCGGCAGCAGCCAGAGCGCAGCTGCCGCAGTCGTGTCCTGCGGCGAGCCGGACGCCTCCTGATCGCGGCGAGCGGAGACGAACAGCAGCGAGCCGTCGGGACTGAAGACCGGGCTCGACTCGCTCTTGGCCGACCTGGTGAGACGCCGGGCAGGTCGTTGCCCTGCGGGGTCGAGTTCCCAGAGCGCGCCCTGCCATGTCTTGCCGTCCCCGGTCAGCTCGCTGACCACGGTGACGAGCCGATCTCCGGTCGGCGACACGGCCAGCGATCCGAGGCGGGGAACGGCCACGAAGCGGTCGAGATCGAGGAACGTGCCTGCCGCGTCGTCCGCAGGCGGCTCGGCGAGACTCGAAGTCGTCATCGATCAGGCGCCGATCCGGCCCTGGGTGAACCGCCAGGCGTCGGCGACGATGGTGTCCAGGTCCGGACGCTCCGGCTTCCAGCCCAGCTCGGCGCGGGCGCGGTCGGCGGCCGCCACCAGCGTCGCCGGGTCGCCCGCGCGGCGGGGGGCGAGCTCGGCCGGGATGGCGTGCCCGGTGACACGCCTGCAGGCGTCGATGACCTCCTTGACGGAGAAGCCGGTGCCGTTGCCGAGGTTGTAGATCCGGTGCTCGCCCGCCGAGGCGTGCCGCAGCGCGAGCAGATGGGCATCGGCCAGGTCCGTCACGTGGATGTAGTCCCGGACGCAGGTGCCGTCCTCGGTCGGCCAGTCGTCGCCGTAGATCGACACCTGGGCCCGCAGACCGGACGCCACCTGGAGCACGAGCGGGATGAGGTGCGTCTCGGTGGCGTGTCGCTCCCCGAACCGGTCGTGGGCGCCCGCGACGTTGAAGTAACGCAGGCTCACCGCCGCGAGACCGTGGGCGTTGGCGTAGGAGGTGATGGCGTGGTCGATCGCCAGTTTGGTGGCACCGTAGGTGTTGGTGGGGCGGGTGGGGGCCGACTCGGGGATCGGCACCTGCTCCGGCTCGCCGTAGGTGGCGGCCGTCGAGGAGAACACCAGCCGAGGAACACGATGCCGGTGTACGGCCGCGAGCAGCCGCAGCGAGGTCACCACGTTGCCGTCCCAGTACTTCGCCGGGTCCGTCATGGACTCGCCGACCAGCGACTTCGCCGCGAAGTGCAGGACGCCCTCGACCCCCTCGGCCAAGAGGTCGTCGGCCGCCTCGGCCAGATCGGCCTGGACGAATGTGGCGCCCTCGGGTACGGCGTCGGCGTGGCCGGTGGACAGGTCGTCGACCACCACGACCTCATGGCCCTCTTCGACCAGCCGCGCCGCACAGACGCTGCCTACGTAT
The Actinoalloteichus fjordicus DNA segment above includes these coding regions:
- a CDS encoding S9 family peptidase, encoding MTTSSLAEPPADDAAGTFLDLDRFVAVPRLGSLAVSPTGDRLVTVVSELTGDGKTWQGALWELDPAGQRPARRLTRSAKSESSPVFSPDGSLLFVSARRDQEASGSPQDTTAAAALWLLPPTGEARQVFAPSGGVQAVQVAAETGRVVVAAAVLPFVDFGEADEEKRKAREKAGVTAILHESYPVRYWDHDLGPAHTRLLAAEGVDADAGRLVDPLDLTPDSTGRIALPGLISPDGTLVAHGLRVDVSPQAGSRSAVVVLDAGTGATTASFETEGASLRVAAFAPDSAAVFCLRQLEASADEPPDVTLVRADLATGELTDLLPDFPFRPEEVAVARDGRSLFLLANVAGRRPVFRLDLEDGRLDRLTGEGAYSDLQPGADPGVLFALRSSIDHPTQPVRIDTIRTEQDPVRLPAPGAVAELPGTLTEIETTVDDGRTVRAWLALPVGADAQHPAPLLLWVHGGPMMSWNTWTWRWNPWTATARGYAVLLPDPALSTGYGQDFIRVGWRRWGAAPYTDLMAITDATVERPDVDGRRTAAMGGSFGGYMANWIATSTDRFDAVVTHASLWNIDQFSGTTDDGYFWQRALGDPLTEPAVVAANSPHLRVADIRTPMLVIHGDRDYRVPIGEALRLYHDLARHGVPARFLYFPTENHWILTPGNAKVWYETVFAFLAERVLGDSWRRPDLL
- the galE gene encoding UDP-glucose 4-epimerase GalE — encoded protein: MKLLVTGGAGYVGSVCAARLVEEGHEVVVVDDLSTGHADAVPEGATFVQADLAEAADDLLAEGVEGVLHFAAKSLVGESMTDPAKYWDGNVVTSLRLLAAVHRHRVPRLVFSSTAATYGEPEQVPIPESAPTRPTNTYGATKLAIDHAITSYANAHGLAAVSLRYFNVAGAHDRFGERHATETHLIPLVLQVASGLRAQVSIYGDDWPTEDGTCVRDYIHVTDLADAHLLALRHASAGEHRIYNLGNGTGFSVKEVIDACRRVTGHAIPAELAPRRAGDPATLVAAADRARAELGWKPERPDLDTIVADAWRFTQGRIGA